In Pseudonocardia cypriaca, a single genomic region encodes these proteins:
- a CDS encoding DUF6766 family protein, producing the protein MRRVLRDNGIGLVFGGLFLLMLLGQAVSGQAQYNDQQVAYGAEPVSFLQYVTSSTFAVDVVENWQSEYLQFFLYIFLTVWLVQRGSPESKDIEKVGTESDEDQKVGEHARDDSPAWARLTDWRGGLFSRSLGIVMGTIFVLSWLAQSVAGWAAYNSEQLGNREDPVTWLGYLGEPDFWNRTLQNWQSEMLAVGSMAVLGVYLRQRGSPESKPVGAAHADTGETG; encoded by the coding sequence ATGCGGCGAGTCCTGCGCGACAACGGCATCGGCCTGGTGTTCGGCGGCCTGTTCCTGCTCATGCTCCTCGGGCAGGCGGTGTCCGGGCAGGCGCAGTACAACGACCAGCAGGTCGCATACGGCGCCGAGCCCGTGTCGTTCCTCCAGTACGTGACGTCCTCGACGTTCGCGGTGGACGTCGTGGAGAACTGGCAGTCGGAGTACCTGCAGTTCTTCCTCTACATCTTCCTCACCGTCTGGCTGGTGCAGCGCGGTTCCCCCGAGTCGAAGGACATCGAGAAGGTGGGGACCGAGAGCGACGAGGACCAGAAGGTGGGCGAGCACGCCAGGGACGACTCCCCGGCGTGGGCGCGGTTGACGGACTGGCGCGGCGGGCTCTTCTCCCGATCCCTCGGGATCGTGATGGGCACGATCTTCGTGTTGTCCTGGCTGGCGCAGTCGGTCGCCGGCTGGGCGGCCTACAACTCCGAGCAGCTCGGCAACCGGGAGGACCCGGTCACGTGGCTCGGTTATCTCGGCGAGCCCGACTTCTGGAACCGCACCCTCCAGAACTGGCAGTCGGAGATGCTGGCGGTGGGCTCCATGGCCGTGCTCGGCGTGTACCTGCGCCAGCGCGGCTCGCCCGAGTCGAAGCCGGTCGGCGCCGCACACGCGGACACGGGCGAAACGGGCTGA
- a CDS encoding RidA family protein — MDGVIERRSGNLHPTSGYHHVTIANPGRLAFLAGQMPMDETGTQVVGVDDLDRQVDVTVEHTQKALAIAGARPEDVVRSVVYVVGDQAAAARAWHRFAESSIGAAFTSASTLLGVAALGFPDQLVELELTAALPPVA, encoded by the coding sequence GTGGACGGCGTGATCGAGCGACGCAGCGGCAACCTGCACCCCACCTCGGGCTACCACCACGTGACGATCGCGAACCCCGGCCGGCTCGCCTTCCTCGCCGGTCAGATGCCGATGGACGAGACCGGGACGCAGGTCGTGGGTGTCGACGACCTCGACCGACAGGTCGACGTCACCGTCGAGCACACGCAGAAGGCGCTCGCGATCGCCGGGGCGCGCCCGGAGGACGTGGTGCGGTCGGTCGTCTACGTGGTGGGTGACCAGGCGGCGGCCGCCCGGGCGTGGCACCGCTTCGCGGAGTCGTCGATCGGCGCTGCGTTCACCAGCGCCAGCACGCTGCTCGGGGTGGCCGCGCTCGGGTTCCCGGACCAGCTCGTGGAGCTCGAGCTGACCGCGGCGCTCCCGCCCGTCGCCTGA
- a CDS encoding FixH family protein, with amino-acid sequence MTVRGRWAVAISALAAVAALALLFWPRPLEPVDVAGQAGAHQVRLVVGSPSVGARDVTVDVTGAVERVVVAPTMAEMGHAVAPVTAAPAAPGRYRAAGVEFFMAGRWDVAVTVHGPGGTEDVVLPVLIAPRGRES; translated from the coding sequence GTGACCGTCCGCGGCCGGTGGGCCGTGGCGATCTCGGCGCTCGCGGCCGTCGCCGCGCTCGCGCTGCTGTTCTGGCCCCGCCCGCTCGAGCCGGTCGACGTGGCCGGGCAGGCCGGGGCGCACCAGGTCCGCCTGGTGGTCGGGTCGCCGAGCGTCGGCGCGCGGGACGTCACCGTGGACGTGACCGGCGCCGTCGAGCGGGTGGTCGTCGCCCCGACGATGGCCGAGATGGGGCACGCGGTCGCGCCCGTGACCGCCGCGCCCGCAGCGCCCGGCCGGTACCGGGCCGCAGGCGTCGAGTTCTTCATGGCCGGCCGCTGGGACGTGGCGGTCACCGTCCACGGCCCCGGCGGCACCGAGGACGTCGTCCTCCCCGTTCTCATCGCTCCGAGAGGAAGAGAGTCATGA
- a CDS encoding LuxR C-terminal-related transcriptional regulator: MRVVLAEDNVLLREGLVRLLAEAGLEVLSGVEDATALLADVGRHRPDVAIVDIRLPPTRTDEGLRAAREIRRRYPGTGVLVLSQYVRVSYTVELLDGGANGVGYLLKDRVTDIAGFTEAVRRVGTGGSAFDPIVINQLVQRRAGDDDPLHALSERERAVLALMAEGRTNQAIADRLDIAERTVEKHCTSIFTKLGLTASPDDHRRVLAVLRYLNA, from the coding sequence GTGCGCGTAGTGCTCGCCGAGGACAACGTCCTGCTGCGCGAGGGGCTCGTCCGGCTGCTCGCCGAGGCAGGCCTGGAGGTGCTCTCGGGCGTCGAGGACGCCACGGCGCTGCTCGCTGACGTCGGTCGCCACCGGCCGGACGTGGCGATCGTGGACATCCGGCTGCCGCCCACCCGCACCGACGAGGGGTTGCGCGCGGCCAGGGAGATCCGCAGGCGCTACCCCGGCACCGGGGTTCTCGTGCTCTCGCAGTACGTGCGGGTGAGCTACACCGTCGAACTGCTCGACGGCGGCGCCAATGGGGTCGGCTACCTGCTCAAGGACCGCGTCACCGACATCGCCGGGTTCACCGAGGCCGTGCGGCGCGTGGGCACGGGCGGATCCGCCTTCGACCCCATCGTGATCAACCAGCTGGTCCAGCGGCGGGCGGGTGACGACGACCCGCTGCACGCGCTCAGCGAGCGCGAGCGGGCGGTGCTCGCGCTGATGGCGGAGGGCCGGACCAACCAGGCCATCGCCGACCGGCTCGACATCGCCGAGCGGACCGTAGAGAAGCACTGCACGAGCATCTTCACCAAGCTCGGCCTGACGGCGAGCCCGGACGACCACCGCCGGGTCCTCGCCGTCCTGCGCTACCTGAACGCCTGA
- a CDS encoding sensor histidine kinase yields the protein MHLAADVVLAASFLAMGAVAWRKHPRSPVGALAVAVGVLVLLAQLPLHPALHSVCSVAWAAVLIHLVASLPTGRLGTPAMRVVVGLAYLNKFFMLSALLVGGLPDDLVKDAATSVAVVVGAAVTGMQWVRWRRASVPGRRSLTPVLAAVAVVVVLLLAGSPLWTPEESLLDMGVLKLGLVAVPLAYLATELRTRIERGGVADLVVQLGGAPEPAGLQAALAKALHDPTLTVGYWVAESGQYVDADGHAVTPPPGRVATRVDRAGEPVALLMHDPALLEQPTLIEAACTAAALALQNERLTADLRARLIQLAESRRHVVQAAESERRRLERDLHDGVQQRLLSIPMALSVAESSLPDDTERARALISEAKEMSLAVLDELRALSQGIHPTILTERGLDGAVRELTLVAPVPVALAVDLPARLSAEIETTAYYVVAEALANVTKHADASRADVRIEQAGGRLVVEIADDGRGGADPEGSGLRGLATRAEDNGGTLRVTSPVGGGTRVRAELPCA from the coding sequence ATGCATCTCGCCGCCGATGTCGTGCTCGCCGCGAGCTTCCTCGCGATGGGCGCGGTGGCCTGGCGCAAGCACCCGCGCAGCCCGGTCGGTGCGCTCGCGGTGGCCGTCGGGGTGCTCGTGCTGCTGGCGCAGCTGCCACTGCATCCCGCGCTGCACAGCGTGTGCTCGGTCGCCTGGGCCGCGGTGCTGATCCACCTGGTGGCATCGCTGCCGACGGGCCGGCTGGGCACGCCCGCGATGCGGGTCGTGGTCGGGCTCGCCTACCTGAACAAGTTCTTCATGCTCTCGGCCCTCCTGGTCGGCGGGTTGCCGGACGACCTGGTCAAGGACGCCGCCACCTCGGTCGCCGTGGTCGTCGGCGCAGCGGTGACGGGGATGCAGTGGGTGCGGTGGCGACGTGCCAGCGTGCCGGGTCGCCGGTCGCTTACTCCGGTGCTCGCCGCGGTGGCCGTCGTGGTGGTGCTGCTGCTCGCGGGCAGCCCCCTGTGGACGCCCGAGGAGTCGCTGCTCGACATGGGCGTGCTCAAGCTCGGGCTCGTGGCCGTCCCGCTGGCCTACCTCGCCACCGAGCTGCGCACCCGGATCGAGCGTGGCGGCGTGGCCGACCTGGTGGTCCAGCTGGGCGGCGCACCGGAACCGGCGGGCCTGCAGGCGGCGCTCGCGAAGGCGCTGCACGACCCGACGCTGACGGTGGGCTACTGGGTGGCGGAGTCGGGGCAGTACGTCGATGCGGACGGGCACGCGGTGACCCCGCCTCCCGGCCGGGTGGCCACCCGGGTCGACCGGGCGGGCGAGCCGGTCGCGCTGCTGATGCACGACCCGGCGCTGCTCGAACAGCCCACGTTGATCGAGGCCGCGTGCACGGCCGCCGCCCTCGCCCTCCAGAACGAGCGCCTGACGGCCGACCTGCGGGCCCGCCTGATCCAGCTCGCGGAGTCCAGGCGACACGTCGTGCAGGCGGCGGAGTCCGAACGGCGGCGCCTGGAACGCGACCTGCACGACGGCGTGCAGCAGCGGCTGCTGTCCATCCCGATGGCGCTGAGCGTCGCCGAGTCGTCCCTCCCGGATGACACCGAGCGGGCTCGCGCCCTCATCTCCGAGGCGAAGGAGATGTCGCTCGCGGTGCTGGACGAGCTGCGCGCGCTGTCACAGGGCATCCACCCGACCATCCTCACCGAACGCGGCCTCGACGGCGCGGTCCGCGAGCTGACGCTCGTGGCACCCGTGCCGGTGGCGCTCGCCGTGGACCTGCCGGCCCGGCTCTCGGCCGAGATCGAGACGACCGCGTACTACGTCGTGGCCGAGGCACTCGCCAACGTCACCAAGCACGCCGACGCGAGCCGGGCCGACGTCCGGATCGAGCAGGCGGGCGGCCGGTTGGTCGTCGAGATCGCCGACGACGGGCGCGGCGGTGCCGACCCGGAGGGGTCCGGGTTGCGCGGACTCGCGACGCGGGCCGAGGACAACGGCGGCACCCTGCGCGTCACCAGCCCCGTCGGCGGCGGCACCCGGGTGCGGGCGGAGCTGCCGTGCGCGTAG
- a CDS encoding AraC family transcriptional regulator: MGVDRVPLHLERPPFVANAGVGVHGVRSLHDVFRLPDLWQVHLYGYSADVTIGGRTHSVAPGWVSFVPAGVEVRFDYTGRSEHLFAHFRPEETGEPSTVPVVRDAGPAAAGLSELMRAAISASPGGSARTAAEVWTALWRIAQLPEPTTGGTRNTAVATATAYIEANLARPLSVPDVARAAGVSHNHLTRLFRAETGLPVVGWIRQRRMARARHLLTATTMSIPAVAASVGIHDLQAFNKACRRELGGSPRAVRAGA, from the coding sequence ATGGGTGTGGACCGCGTCCCCCTGCACCTCGAGCGGCCCCCGTTCGTGGCGAACGCCGGCGTCGGGGTGCACGGCGTGCGCAGCCTGCACGACGTGTTCCGGCTGCCGGACCTCTGGCAGGTGCACCTGTACGGCTACTCGGCCGACGTCACGATCGGCGGGCGCACCCATTCGGTGGCGCCGGGCTGGGTGAGCTTCGTGCCGGCGGGCGTGGAGGTCCGGTTCGACTACACCGGCCGCTCCGAGCACCTCTTCGCCCACTTCCGGCCGGAGGAGACCGGCGAGCCGTCGACGGTGCCGGTCGTGCGGGATGCGGGCCCGGCCGCGGCCGGGCTCTCCGAGCTGATGCGCGCGGCGATATCCGCCTCACCCGGCGGATCGGCCCGCACCGCCGCCGAGGTGTGGACGGCGCTGTGGCGGATCGCCCAGCTCCCGGAGCCGACCACGGGCGGCACGCGGAACACCGCCGTCGCGACGGCCACCGCCTACATCGAGGCCAACCTGGCCCGCCCGCTCTCCGTCCCGGACGTGGCCCGCGCGGCCGGGGTGTCGCACAACCACCTCACCCGGCTCTTCCGCGCCGAGACCGGCCTCCCGGTGGTCGGGTGGATCCGGCAGCGGCGGATGGCCCGCGCCCGCCACCTGCTCACGGCCACGACGATGTCGATCCCCGCGGTGGCCGCCTCCGTCGGCATCCACGACCTGCAGGCGTTCAACAAGGCCTGCCGCCGGGAGCTGGGCGGATCACCACGCGCGGTGCGGGCCGGCGCTTGA
- a CDS encoding phytanoyl-CoA dioxygenase family protein, with protein MHRKHLLTSVQMARFVAHGSHRIDGVVPAEMNAEAIDVLRAGIPAVPYGTPLAETFADGSFAQRLVRLPEVAGAIHSLVGPDPLVDHHAVHIRKAHEGEAQNLHGDAIIDVRPDAFDVQLMYYPQEVTLEMGGTLSVPGSHLRRTNESDTGRYQNLLGQTRLVCPAGTVVFLHHGIWHGGRRNDSDVDRYMFKIRFNPTVRQLRLWNTDDLYDPAVAAELGARFPWYENATGRLEIYNRVLLWRALIGDDSYDPDYWVTRVSNRPRRMVAGRSLNPHAPAPVEEMA; from the coding sequence GTGCACCGCAAACACCTGCTGACGTCCGTGCAGATGGCCCGGTTCGTCGCCCACGGCTCACACCGCATCGACGGCGTCGTGCCGGCGGAGATGAACGCGGAGGCGATCGACGTGCTCCGCGCCGGCATCCCGGCGGTGCCCTACGGCACCCCGCTCGCGGAGACCTTCGCCGATGGCTCGTTCGCGCAGCGGCTCGTCCGGCTGCCCGAGGTCGCCGGGGCGATCCACAGCCTCGTGGGCCCGGACCCGCTCGTGGACCACCACGCCGTGCACATCAGGAAGGCGCACGAGGGCGAGGCCCAGAACCTGCACGGCGACGCGATCATCGACGTCCGGCCGGACGCGTTCGACGTGCAGCTCATGTACTACCCGCAGGAGGTCACCCTGGAGATGGGCGGCACGCTGTCGGTTCCGGGGAGCCACCTGCGGCGCACCAACGAGTCCGACACCGGCCGCTACCAGAACCTCCTCGGGCAGACCCGCCTCGTCTGCCCCGCCGGCACCGTGGTCTTCCTCCACCACGGGATCTGGCACGGCGGGCGGCGCAACGACAGCGACGTCGACCGCTACATGTTCAAGATCCGGTTCAACCCGACGGTCCGGCAGCTCCGGCTGTGGAACACCGACGACCTGTACGACCCGGCCGTCGCCGCCGAGCTGGGCGCCCGGTTCCCCTGGTACGAGAACGCCACCGGGCGGCTGGAGATCTACAACCGGGTCCTGCTGTGGCGCGCGCTCATCGGCGACGACAGCTACGACCCGGACTACTGGGTCACCCGCGTGAGCAACCGCCCCAGGCGCATGGTCGCCGGACGCAGCCTCAACCCGCACGCGCCCGCCCCCGTCGAGGAGATGGCATGA
- a CDS encoding ABC transporter substrate-binding protein: MTVKTIRKRALAVAAAAALALAVAACGSDGGGGSTTSEGKTTMVWNMWSGSTAEVDAWNHLSQMVTAKHPDLALDFQTSSFNDYWTKLAAQASGGDAGCILGVQSYRAPSISQLLVPLDDMLAGAGINAADYDPSIWKALQVDGQQLAVPYDFGPLLMFYNADRFREAGVPIPTTSWTVQDFISAAQSLTSGGKHGFAVYPTIDSVTPWSLSLEGTGPLNAQGELDLTQEGFVKAVQWYADLVTQLKVAPQVVATNDATPALNSFIAGDAAMVVDGPWQLVNVMDQAQFEVGVAPIPAGDSGSHSQVAGSGFGISQTCPDPDKALQAIAVLTGPEALQYLAEQGRAFPARTAQQDAWFSPELAGAKDGLLAAIKNGVPAPATENYQQVNQLFMQYGVEAVNGQQSVPDFLNSVQQQAG, encoded by the coding sequence ATGACGGTCAAGACGATTCGGAAGCGCGCGCTCGCGGTGGCAGCTGCCGCCGCCCTCGCCCTGGCCGTGGCCGCCTGCGGCTCCGACGGCGGCGGGGGCAGCACCACCAGCGAGGGCAAGACCACCATGGTCTGGAACATGTGGAGCGGCTCCACCGCCGAGGTGGACGCGTGGAACCACCTCTCCCAGATGGTCACGGCGAAGCACCCCGACCTCGCCCTCGACTTCCAGACCAGCAGCTTCAACGACTACTGGACCAAGCTCGCCGCGCAGGCGAGCGGCGGCGACGCGGGCTGCATCCTCGGCGTGCAGTCCTACCGGGCACCGAGCATCAGCCAGCTGCTCGTGCCGCTCGACGACATGCTGGCCGGGGCCGGGATCAACGCCGCCGACTACGACCCGTCGATCTGGAAGGCGCTGCAGGTCGACGGCCAGCAGCTCGCCGTGCCGTACGACTTCGGGCCGCTGCTCATGTTCTACAACGCCGACCGCTTCCGTGAGGCAGGCGTCCCGATCCCGACCACCAGCTGGACGGTGCAGGACTTCATCTCAGCGGCCCAGAGCCTGACCAGCGGCGGGAAGCACGGGTTCGCGGTCTACCCCACGATCGACAGCGTCACCCCGTGGTCGCTCTCGCTGGAGGGCACCGGGCCGCTCAACGCCCAGGGCGAGCTCGACCTGACGCAGGAGGGCTTCGTCAAGGCCGTCCAGTGGTACGCCGACCTCGTCACCCAGCTCAAGGTCGCACCCCAGGTGGTGGCCACCAACGACGCCACACCGGCGCTGAACTCGTTCATCGCGGGCGACGCCGCGATGGTCGTCGACGGGCCGTGGCAGCTGGTCAACGTGATGGACCAGGCGCAGTTCGAGGTCGGCGTGGCGCCGATCCCGGCTGGCGACTCCGGCTCGCACAGCCAGGTGGCCGGGTCCGGGTTCGGGATCTCGCAGACCTGCCCCGACCCGGACAAGGCGCTGCAGGCCATCGCCGTGCTCACCGGCCCCGAGGCGCTGCAGTACCTCGCCGAGCAGGGCCGGGCGTTCCCGGCGCGTACCGCCCAGCAGGACGCGTGGTTCAGCCCGGAGCTCGCCGGGGCGAAGGACGGCCTGTTGGCAGCGATCAAGAACGGCGTGCCGGCGCCGGCCACCGAGAACTACCAGCAGGTCAACCAGCTGTTCATGCAGTACGGCGTCGAGGCGGTGAACGGCCAGCAGAGCGTGCCGGACTTCCTGAACTCGGTGCAGCAGCAGGCGGGGTGA
- a CDS encoding carbohydrate ABC transporter permease: MTLSVPAPPAAPPTAPPSNVVRRGDGRAALGFLAPSTSGFLLFTLIPLVGSLAISFFAWPVLGRRRFVGLDNFVELLTDPIFHRVMLNTLVFVVVYVPLNIVVSLGLALWISPRIRGRGIYRLLFFIPTVTPMIANALVWRLLYQPGGAIDQAFQTVLGMPAPNFLGDNRWAMAAVILMSVWQGFGYNMLVFSAGLDAIPQSLHEAASIDGAGPLRRFWSVTLPMLSPSMFFAMIMTLITSFQVFVQPYALTAGGPGVATETMVLHLYKEGFQQFDLGTASTIGWFLFMIIMLVTALQFLGQKRWVHYDD, translated from the coding sequence GTGACCCTGTCAGTACCCGCGCCGCCCGCCGCGCCACCCACTGCCCCACCGAGCAACGTCGTGCGCCGCGGCGACGGCCGCGCCGCACTGGGGTTCCTCGCACCGAGCACGAGCGGGTTCCTGCTGTTCACGCTGATCCCGCTCGTCGGGTCGCTGGCCATCAGCTTCTTCGCGTGGCCCGTGCTCGGGCGCAGGCGGTTCGTCGGGCTCGACAACTTCGTCGAGCTGCTGACCGACCCGATCTTCCACCGGGTCATGCTCAACACGCTGGTGTTCGTGGTGGTCTACGTGCCGCTCAACATCGTGGTGTCGCTCGGGCTGGCCCTGTGGATCTCGCCCCGCATCCGCGGGCGCGGGATCTACCGCCTGCTGTTCTTCATCCCGACCGTCACGCCCATGATCGCGAACGCGCTCGTGTGGCGGCTGCTGTACCAGCCGGGCGGCGCGATCGACCAGGCGTTCCAGACCGTGCTCGGCATGCCCGCGCCCAACTTCCTCGGTGACAACCGGTGGGCGATGGCGGCGGTGATCCTCATGTCGGTCTGGCAGGGGTTCGGCTACAACATGCTGGTCTTCTCCGCCGGGCTCGACGCGATCCCGCAGAGCCTGCACGAGGCGGCCTCGATCGACGGGGCCGGGCCACTGCGCCGGTTCTGGAGCGTCACGCTGCCGATGCTCTCGCCGTCCATGTTCTTCGCGATGATCATGACGCTGATCACCTCGTTCCAGGTGTTCGTCCAGCCCTACGCCCTCACCGCGGGCGGGCCGGGCGTCGCCACCGAGACGATGGTGCTCCACCTCTACAAGGAGGGTTTCCAGCAGTTCGACCTCGGCACCGCGTCGACGATCGGCTGGTTCCTCTTCATGATCATCATGCTGGTCACCGCGCTGCAGTTCCTCGGCCAGAAGCGGTGGGTCCACTATGACGACTAG
- a CDS encoding carbohydrate ABC transporter permease, translating into MTTRTATPRAVVSQVLLTAVLLLFLMPFVWMVATALKPPAEVFGVGSGLVGSEIRWSNFAEAWSYLPFGRFMFNGLFVAVAGTVVVCVTSVLSAYAFARLRFRFRDRIFLLYLGTLMVPQEVTVVPMFILMQQFRWVDSYAALILPWAFTAFGTFLLRQFFLTIPRELEEAATIDGASRIRILLQVVMPIARPAIAVLAAFTFINYWNSFLWPLIVVNSRDMSTVPLGLNLFLSQNGNQWHLLMAAAAISMLPTVVMVVLLQRHLVRGIAMSGLGGR; encoded by the coding sequence ATGACGACTAGAACAGCGACCCCCCGCGCCGTCGTGTCGCAGGTGCTGCTCACCGCCGTGCTCCTGCTGTTCCTCATGCCGTTCGTCTGGATGGTCGCGACGGCGCTCAAGCCGCCCGCCGAGGTTTTCGGCGTCGGCAGCGGACTCGTCGGGTCGGAGATCCGCTGGTCCAACTTCGCCGAGGCGTGGAGCTACCTGCCGTTCGGCCGGTTCATGTTCAACGGCCTCTTCGTCGCGGTGGCGGGCACCGTCGTGGTGTGCGTGACGTCGGTGCTGTCGGCGTACGCGTTCGCACGGCTGCGCTTCCGGTTCCGGGACCGGATCTTCCTGCTCTACCTGGGCACGCTGATGGTGCCGCAGGAGGTCACGGTGGTCCCGATGTTCATCCTCATGCAGCAGTTCCGCTGGGTGGACAGCTACGCCGCACTGATCCTGCCGTGGGCGTTCACGGCGTTCGGCACGTTCCTGCTGCGCCAGTTCTTCCTCACGATCCCGCGCGAGCTGGAGGAAGCGGCCACGATCGACGGCGCGAGCCGGATCCGCATCCTGCTGCAGGTGGTGATGCCGATCGCGCGGCCCGCCATCGCCGTGCTCGCCGCGTTCACGTTCATCAACTACTGGAACAGCTTCCTGTGGCCGCTGATCGTCGTGAACAGCCGCGACATGTCGACGGTGCCGCTCGGGCTCAACCTGTTCCTGTCCCAGAACGGCAACCAGTGGCACCTGCTCATGGCCGCGGCGGCGATCTCGATGCTGCCGACCGTCGTCATGGTCGTGCTGCTGCAACGCCACCTCGTCCGCGGCATCGCCATGTCCGGCCTCGGTGGCCGGTGA
- a CDS encoding alpha-L-fucosidase, which translates to MTVDWSRFQRPLPGWYADAKFGIFIHWGAYSVPAWAEPSGELGTVDEHTWFRHNAYAEWYWNTIRFDDSPARKHHQDTYGDAPYDDFLDAWRAEEFDPQDWCALFARAGARYVVPTTKHHDGIALWDAPGTAARNTVHRGPRRDLIGDLAAAVREAGMRFGVYYSGGLDWNVTPHLPVIDTSANVRALRPNDAAYAAYAYVHVRDLVDRYRPDVLWNDIEWPDGGKHDGRLGLAELFRHFYATVPDGVVNDRWGDTHWDFRTSEYQHHLDAEGAPAWENCRGIGLSFGYNQVEDSRHLMSGPRLVRHLVDVVSRGGNLLLNVGPTASGLIPDGQRRTLEGLAGWMAVHDGVVHGSHPLDAGIAEASDDPWVRWTRTGDRAWAVVDAPGRVVLPARADRLELSSAALADGTPVAAQADPAGVAVELPSRDAPVAVGFDVR; encoded by the coding sequence TTGACCGTCGACTGGAGCCGGTTCCAGCGCCCGCTCCCCGGCTGGTACGCCGACGCCAAGTTCGGCATCTTCATCCACTGGGGCGCCTACTCCGTGCCCGCGTGGGCGGAGCCGAGCGGCGAGCTGGGCACCGTCGACGAGCACACGTGGTTCCGGCACAACGCCTACGCGGAGTGGTACTGGAACACGATCCGGTTCGACGACAGCCCGGCCCGCAAGCACCACCAGGACACCTACGGCGACGCCCCCTACGACGACTTCCTCGACGCATGGCGCGCCGAGGAGTTCGACCCGCAGGACTGGTGCGCCCTCTTCGCGCGGGCCGGGGCGCGCTACGTCGTTCCGACCACCAAGCACCACGACGGCATCGCGCTGTGGGACGCACCGGGGACGGCGGCGCGCAACACCGTTCACCGCGGCCCCCGCCGCGATCTGATCGGCGATCTCGCGGCCGCCGTGCGGGAAGCCGGGATGCGGTTCGGCGTCTACTACTCGGGCGGGCTCGACTGGAACGTCACCCCGCACCTGCCGGTGATCGACACCTCGGCGAACGTACGCGCGCTGCGGCCGAACGACGCGGCCTACGCCGCCTACGCGTACGTCCACGTGCGCGACCTGGTCGACCGCTACCGCCCCGACGTGCTCTGGAACGACATCGAGTGGCCCGACGGCGGCAAGCACGACGGCCGGCTCGGGCTCGCCGAGCTGTTCCGGCACTTCTACGCGACGGTGCCGGACGGCGTCGTCAACGACCGCTGGGGCGACACGCACTGGGACTTCCGCACCAGCGAGTACCAGCACCACCTCGACGCCGAGGGCGCGCCTGCGTGGGAGAACTGCCGCGGGATCGGGCTGTCGTTCGGCTACAACCAGGTGGAGGACTCCCGGCACCTGATGAGCGGGCCCCGGCTGGTGCGCCACCTCGTCGACGTCGTGTCCCGCGGCGGGAACCTGCTGCTCAACGTCGGCCCGACCGCGAGCGGCCTGATCCCGGATGGGCAGCGCCGGACCCTGGAGGGGCTGGCCGGCTGGATGGCGGTGCACGATGGTGTCGTGCACGGTTCCCACCCGCTCGACGCAGGCATCGCGGAGGCGTCCGACGATCCGTGGGTGCGGTGGACCCGCACCGGCGACCGCGCGTGGGCCGTCGTCGACGCGCCCGGTCGCGTCGTACTACCGGCCCGCGCCGACCGGCTGGAGCTCTCCTCCGCCGCCCTCGCCGACGGCACCCCCGTCGCTGCGCAGGCCGACCCGGCCGGGGTCGCCGTGGAGCTGCCGTCCCGAGACGCGCCGGTGGCGGTCGGGTTCGACGTCCGCTGA
- a CDS encoding FadR/GntR family transcriptional regulator has protein sequence MAVTDEAILKIKEMIRAGELGPGDRLPPEKELSEALGLSRSSLREAVKALEIIRVLDVRRGDGTYVTSLTPDTLLDAMSFVVDIHQDSSLLELFEVRRILEPAAAAMAAARIAPPDVEELRGLLTALGDSPSVDELVAHDQVFHRRISELAGNAYLTSLLETLSSSTLRARIWRGLSEDGSTERSLTEHRLIVEALARGDAALVAARATVHIDGVAEWLRRAIV, from the coding sequence ATGGCGGTCACCGACGAGGCCATCCTCAAGATCAAGGAGATGATCCGAGCAGGCGAGCTGGGGCCGGGCGACCGGCTGCCCCCGGAGAAGGAGCTGTCCGAGGCGCTGGGCCTGTCCCGCAGCTCGTTGCGCGAGGCCGTCAAGGCGCTGGAGATCATCCGGGTGCTCGACGTCCGCCGGGGCGACGGCACCTACGTCACCAGCCTCACGCCGGACACCCTCCTCGACGCGATGTCGTTCGTGGTCGACATCCACCAGGACTCGTCGCTGCTGGAGCTGTTCGAGGTGCGCCGCATCCTGGAACCTGCGGCCGCCGCGATGGCCGCCGCACGCATCGCACCCCCGGACGTCGAGGAGCTGCGCGGCCTGCTGACCGCGCTGGGCGACTCCCCCTCCGTGGACGAGCTCGTGGCGCACGACCAGGTGTTCCACCGCCGCATCTCCGAGCTGGCCGGCAACGCCTACCTGACGAGCCTGCTCGAGACGCTCTCCAGCAGCACGCTGCGGGCGCGGATCTGGCGCGGCCTCTCCGAGGACGGGTCGACGGAGCGCAGCCTCACCGAGCACCGGCTGATCGTCGAAGCGCTGGCGCGGGGCGACGCGGCGCTGGTGGCCGCCCGCGCGACCGTGCACATCGACGGGGTCGCGGAGTGGCTGCGGCGGGCGATCGTGTGA